Proteins from a genomic interval of Pseudomonas versuta:
- a CDS encoding MBL fold metallo-hydrolase → MTIAYRRTAFNAPLAQHLQTSSSGVSLYWLGQAGFIIQSGGRRIVIDPYLSDYLAQKYQGRPLAHQRMEAAPISVDGLGRVDLVLSTHHHSDHMDPLTLAPLAQTNPQVSFVVPRASLDEARQRIGVNDSQLLDIEAGERIEALPGVWVSAARACHETLERDAQGNHRFLGYLIEIDGVRIFHSGDTIPYPGQVEELRALQADIALLPVNGRCAELSARGVPGNLDLQEAVKLCQDCAIPFMIAHHYGLFAFNTADPETIDGWIPQVLPLNLLRAQLHTQFNFTRSSASARPRLT, encoded by the coding sequence TCCAGCGGCGTGTCGCTTTATTGGCTGGGGCAGGCAGGATTCATTATTCAGAGCGGTGGGCGACGGATCGTGATTGATCCCTATCTGTCGGACTACCTGGCGCAGAAGTACCAGGGACGTCCCCTCGCCCATCAGCGCATGGAAGCGGCGCCGATCAGCGTCGACGGGCTGGGCCGGGTCGACCTGGTGCTGTCCACCCACCACCACAGCGACCACATGGACCCGCTCACTCTGGCGCCGCTGGCGCAGACCAATCCCCAGGTGTCATTCGTGGTACCACGTGCCTCTCTGGACGAAGCGCGGCAACGCATCGGCGTCAACGATTCGCAGCTGCTGGACATTGAGGCCGGTGAACGCATCGAAGCATTGCCGGGCGTTTGGGTCAGTGCCGCGCGGGCCTGCCATGAAACCCTGGAGCGCGATGCGCAGGGCAACCATCGCTTTCTCGGTTATCTGATCGAGATCGATGGCGTGCGGATTTTCCATTCTGGCGACACCATCCCGTATCCGGGGCAAGTCGAGGAACTGCGTGCCCTGCAGGCCGACATTGCACTGCTGCCGGTCAACGGTCGCTGCGCCGAACTGAGTGCCCGTGGCGTGCCGGGAAACCTCGACCTGCAGGAGGCGGTCAAGCTTTGCCAAGATTGCGCGATACCGTTTATGATCGCCCACCACTACGGCCTATTTGCGTTTAACACGGCAGATCCAGAAACGATTGACGGCTGGATCCCCCAGGTGTTGCCCCTGAACCTGTTGCGAGCACAACTGCATACGCAATTCAATTTCACTCGATCGAGCGCATCTGCTCGCCCAAGGCTAACTTGA